Genomic DNA from Bifidobacterium sp. ESL0769:
CTTCTCGAGCGTCGGGCAGTCTTCGACGGCCCCGTCGGCCTTCTCGCGCATGTCGTTGGTCTCGACGATCAGCAAGCGGGAATCGGAATTGTTGACGATGTTGCGAATCTGCTCAGCCGAATCCGTGTCGTAAATGGTGGCGAGCACGCCGCCTACGGCCATCACAGCCGCGTCCACGACATCCCATTCGTAGGAAGTGTGGGACATGAAGGAGACGCCGTCACCTTTGTCGATGCCGTAATGCATCAGGCCTTTGGCGACGCTGCGCACGTCTTGAAGGAATTCGTTGGCGGTTTTGGTGACCCATTTGTTGCCGACTTTGAAGGTGTATAGCGGGTCGTCACCCATGCGTTCCGCGCGTTCGACGTAAAGGTCGTAAATTGACATATCGTCGTCGATGGGCGGGTTGCCGGGCGTGATGACGGTCAAAAGACCGGTCTTGTCATCAACGAAAAGCTTGGTGGGGTAGCCGGGACCCCATTCGTGGGTGTGCGGCAATGTCGAATAATCGACGGGTTTGACGGTGGCGAGGTGACGGTCATCGTTGAAATCCGGGGTTTCCGGCTCTTCGTTATTGACCGGGTGCTCGAAACCGTTTCCCAAATGGAAGGCCTTCTGACTCAGCTTCAGCGTTTCCTTTTTCAGTGAGTTGATGACTGACACGTGCGGACTCCTCGACCTTCTGTAGTGGCGGTATATTCAAGCAATATAGCCAATTCTATAGGATTTACGATGTTTCGTCACCTTACGGTAGCGTAACGCGGCCCATACATTGCAAGGCAATCCGGCCATCGTCGTGTCACTGAGAGAAAAGGCCGGAAATATTGCGATTATTGGAAAATGTGCCTGCGTGTGGGTTTCCCAGCTTTTGCCATTCGAACGGATAAATATATTTGCTATTGTGCTATCAGTTGAAAACGATATATCCTGACACGCCTTTGGGCTTGTCGAGCTTGAATATGCTGCGCACGAACGCCGTTACGTTCTTCCAGTAACGTTCGGGATCTATCGAAGCGGACATCGCGTGTGCGGCGCCGGGAATCATGAGTTTTTGTTTGACTGGACTGGCGCAGGCTCGGAAATTGCGGTCGAGGCTTGCAGGATTGACGAAGTCGTCGGCCGAGCCGTGGATGAACAGCATCGGAATCGACGTGTGGCGCAGTGCATCGATGCACGAGGCTTCCTTGAAATCGTAACCGGCGCGACGGCGTGCTATGAAACTCATCATGTCGATGACCGGACGGGCCAGGAATGCCGGGGCATGGTACAAGTGTCTGGCGCTGTAGAGGAATTGGTCTTCAAGGCTGGTGTAGCCGCAGTCGGCGATGGCGGCCTTGACGTTTTTCGGCAGTTTCGGGTCGCCCGCAGCCAGCATGACCGTCGCAGCGCCCATGGAATTGCCGTCCAACAGGATTTGCGCTTTCGGGTCGTTGGCCACGATGGTTTCTGTCCATTGCAGGAGGTCTCGGTGTTCCAACGCGCCCATACCGATGTATTTCCCGCCGCTCAATTCGTGGCAACGGTTGGCCGGAGTGAGAACGGTGAAGCCAAGTCCGGCAAAGCGATGCGCATATTTCGCCATTTCAGCTGGCGCTCCGGAAAATCCGTGACAGCAGATGGCATAAAGATGATGCGGGGGATTGGAGCAATCCGGGTCGAGCATCCAGCCGTGCAAGGGAGTCCCGTCAGTTGCCTTGATCGTCACCCCGCGCTTCGCGTCGTTGAACCAGCGCGCGGCTTCCGCCTCTTCCCTGGCATCATGGTGGGGCTGGCGTGCGGCCAAGGTCGTGTCCGGACGATTGCTTTTGAACAGCGAATGTTTTGAACCGGGTTCCAGCACGAAACGGAACAAGTAATCGGCAGCGGCGTAAAGCGTGCCGGCCATGGCGAAACCGCCGCAAATAAGACCGGTGGCCAAGGTTTTAGTCTTGCAATGCTGAACCATGTCGGGCTCCAATCCTTGCGATGCTGTGATAAAGAAATTATAAAAGACCAGGCTCACAAATGCTCTTCGTTATCGCATTGAGTGGATGTCGGCTTGAACAGTATAATAAGAATGTTGTTTCGGCAGGTTTTATATCTGTCGCGCTTTGGCGAGGGGAAGCGATTCCCGTTATCGACTGGGCTGAATGTTTTGAGTCTCTTCGAGGCTGCGATTTCGGCGCGTCGGTGCACCGAAACAATGCAGTAGATAATG
This window encodes:
- a CDS encoding alpha/beta hydrolase, producing the protein MVQHCKTKTLATGLICGGFAMAGTLYAAADYLFRFVLEPGSKHSLFKSNRPDTTLAARQPHHDAREEAEAARWFNDAKRGVTIKATDGTPLHGWMLDPDCSNPPHHLYAICCHGFSGAPAEMAKYAHRFAGLGFTVLTPANRCHELSGGKYIGMGALEHRDLLQWTETIVANDPKAQILLDGNSMGAATVMLAAGDPKLPKNVKAAIADCGYTSLEDQFLYSARHLYHAPAFLARPVIDMMSFIARRRAGYDFKEASCIDALRHTSIPMLFIHGSADDFVNPASLDRNFRACASPVKQKLMIPGAAHAMSASIDPERYWKNVTAFVRSIFKLDKPKGVSGYIVFN